The sequence acagattcaatgcaatccctattaaattaccaacatcattctttacagacatagagaaaataattatacactttgtatggaatcaaagaagaccccgtatagcaaaagcaattttgagcaacaaaaacaaaatgggaggtattaatttgccagacctcaaacaatactacaaggccgtggttcttaaaacagcctggtattggcacaagtgcagggacacagaccagtggaacacaacagaaaatccaaatatagaaccatcctcatatagtcacctaatttttgacaaagcgggaaagaatatactctggggacaagaatccctattcaataaatggtgctgggagaattggttagccacttgtagaagactgaaacaggacccacagctttcacctctcacaaaaatcaaatcacggtggataacagacttaaaccttaggcgtgatacaatcagaattctagaagaaaatgtaggaaagactcttacagacattggcctagcaaagaattcatgaagaagacccctaaggcaatcacagcagcaacaaaaataaatgaataggacatgattaaattaaaaagcttctgcacagccaaagaaacagtccagagaataaacagaccacctacagaacgggaaaaaatatttgcatactacacatcagataaaggactgataacaagaatctatttagaactcaggaaaatcagcaagaaaaaatcaagcaaccctaacaaaaagtgggcaaaggacatgaatagaaatttttcaaaagaagatataaaaatggctaacaaacatatgaaaaagtgttcaacatctctaatcatcagggaaatgcaaatcaaaaccacaatgaggtatcacttaaccccaatgagaatggcctttatcaaaaaaacccaaaacaacacatgttggcgtgggtgtggagagacaggaacactcatacagtgctggtgagactgcaaactagtgcaacccctgtggaaagcattatggaggtatcttaaacagattcaagtagacctgccatttgacccagcaatcccattactgggcatatacccaaaggaaaaaaggtcattctgtaacaaagacacatgtacccgaatgtttatagcagcacaattcacaatagcaaagatgtggaaacaacccaaatgcccatcaatacatgattggattagtaaactgtggtatgtgtataccatggaatattactcagctataaggaatgatgaagatacgacacctctatggttctcctggagagagttggaacccattatattaagtgaagtatcccaagaatggaaaaacaagcatcacatgtactcaccagaaaattggtttccctgatcatcacctaaatacaaatctgggaacgacaccaattggacatcagactgaggtggggggtgggggaggggatgggggtatacctacacaatgagtgcattgcacaccatttggggagtggtaacacttgaaggtgctgactcgggaaagggggggtggggaaaaaaatatgaaactgttgtttttaacttgcactgttcacttaataatttatcatgaatatttcccatattatttcatatcattgtacaagaaataatgtatacattatgaggacatactgtatctaacaagaaaaaaaaataatttctcatttttctaaaagaaaattgaccgtttaaagaaaaaaaaaaaattaaaaccaagaaacctattattttttcttctaatagaACAAAAGTCCTGAAccttacagaaaaggaaagattgTGAGATGGGAGAGGCATACGGGGACTTTGAGGAATCTGGGACCCACCAATCCTGATACTGAATGTGAGAACTGTGCTTTGTCTCAGTAATCCTATAGTGCCTGGTGCTTGTCCCCAGCTCAGACCCCTTTGCCTGTTGTAATTATCCATTTATTTCTCCACCTCCATCTCTAAACATCAAACTCTTTTCAGAAAGATGCCAGTAGTTTTAAACTTGCTGAGAGTAAAAGAAATCATGTGTGATTGTAAAATATTCCAGGCCCCACCTGACATATTTCTTATTTAGTAGATCCTGGAGTAAAACCCAATAATATATATCTGTGTATGCGCATCAAGAGGCCAGGTGTGTATGATCCATAAACCAGCATTGGCACAGACTATGACATTCTCATCTTTGTGCCACCTTCCCCACCAAAACATTCACCAGAGTGCCTGGAGCATTATAGGTACTCAACGCATATtgattaaattaatgaattgATGGATGCACAGATGAAAGTCTACCTTGATGAATGTATTTGAAGAGCTAAATCAAGCAGGTAGAAGAACATAGAAAATGTTAGAGTTTGTTCCCCCTTAGAATGCAGGCATAACTTAAATGCATAAAGCCAGAGAGTTATAGAAAAAATTGTCTCACAATCAACTAGcaaactgtaagaaaaaaaatagaaaactatataaaatttttcaaagatgCCATTTACTTAACCCTCAAAACAGTCTATGTCTAGAATCTATAAAGGTAATGATTAAGGGAATAATAGTTCAATACTTCATTTGATAAATGTAACTTTGATCCAAAATGAATGACACATGCAAGAAAATCATAGCATTCAAAGCTATCCATCTTTTACACAGAtcaaataaacaagataatttatccgattcattttttttctttctttaggactgaatatacatttttaatgtctAGAATCCAAAGAAGAACCTCTCTCCAAAGCCTCAATCCCCTGGGGTGTCCCAGCAATATAAAACCCAGGTATTTCGCTGAGGCATATGCCATTAGGGGCACAGAGCTGCTAAGACTGGGGTTATCCAGTTACTTCCATCCCAATGACCAGGTAGAGCTATCTTTCGTCTTTAAAGTTTTATGGCCCCTGGACTTTCTCCAATAATatctgggagaaaaatattaccttacatttttcaaaactttgcCTATTTCTCTTACCTCTTTAGATTTTTATGGGATACAGAAGAAAGGAACTGGGGATTGTGCTAAAGCTCTACCTGTGGATGTAAGTGTCTCCTTTGAACTACAGTTGTAGGATGACTCTTTCTTTTGAGTAATGTCATCTGTCCATTCTCTCTAAAAATACTTTGCATACCAAAGAAAGATACAGAGGCAGAAGAACTGGTGGAAACCATGCACATATGAAGTGTGTCACAGCACCAGGATCTAGAGTGAAAGACAGGACAGAAATCACACGGAGAGGGCAAAGATTCAGCTGAACAAAACCACCATGTGAATATGGGAGAAAGATTAAAGTTAGAGaagcatttaaaaagtataaaacagcAAAATATACCTAAAGCCCACCTAaacaagaaaataggaaaaaactgCCTGCTGTGTACTGATGTGTATCTTAGCAGAAGGAAAAATGTATGATGGATTAAAGGTGGAAGAGTATGAGACAGGAGTAGGTGGCAGGGTGGAACAGAAAGCCAGTATGAGGATCGTACAGAGGAAAGAAGATGTTGACCTATCTCCCAAGTCATTGGTGTATAAGCACACAGTTgcaaagcaaatattaaaaataggactCAGGAAATTCAGAAGACAAGGCTCTGGATAAGGAAGTTTATTACATTTGGGATACAGTCCCTAACTCATAGTTTATGCAACCTGGATGATTACATTTTGCTTCTCTTggcctcggtttcttcatttgtaacatGATGATGGTTGGCCCAGATACTAACAGTCTGCATTGATTGAACATGTACTATGAGTCAGGAACTTTATTGTGGGCATTTGGTACTCACAAAAAAATTTTGgtttatactattattattattgccatttcagagatgaaaacATGAGACACAAAGTGATTTCCCCAAGAACAtgaagtggcagagctgtgggCCCAACCTAGGCcatctgaccccagagcctgcaTCCTGCCCAACCTCTCTATGCTGCCGTTCTAACAAATAATTCCAGAACAAACTGACAGAGAAGTAAATTCGAACAGTATTCAAAGCCATTTAGAGCTACTCAGGGAAGTCTCTCAGGAGGTACATAATAAGCagagataaatattaattgaGAGGGATAAAGAGTGGTAGGAAAGGAAGTGTAATATTATGGATAGAAGCAGAGACAGAAGCTAGATATGTGCAGTGGCTGAAGCCAGCCAGCTCATCTACAGCTGAGAGGCAGATGTGTGACCCAAGGATCAGAACTAAAACACCTAAGATGGTGATTAGGACAGGAAGAATTCCAGAAACAATTCCATGATAAATactgaaagatttaaaaatgttagtcAGGATGAAAATAGGACCCATAAAGGGATATGAACATCCTATTCCAATAATGAAAGGGCTATAATTTATAGAAAGAATTGAAACTTCTTTTGAGAGTCTGCAGAGGACAAACCAAGAGCAATGGGTACATATTTCAAGGAGGCACAGTTTATCtcataaaaagaaagttttagcCCAAGTAAGCTATCTAGCAAGAGAGCAGCCTGTTTGGGGAAACAACAAGCTCTTTATAACTTGGAAGTTGGACAATATTCCTAGATTGGTATAAAGACATTCACAGAATTCAGTGTAGGTTGAGTTAGAATATTTATGATCTTTTTTCCAAAGTAAAGGTAGTCTATTAAGTCTATTATGAAGCTTTATGCATTATGTGATCTCCAAATTAAACCACAAATCTCACAGATAGTGGTGAGAGTTGTTCTGAGAACATTACGGGACAAGGGAGATTGAGGCAGAGCTAGAGGGCAGAGGTCTCAGCCCAAGCCTCATAATGCTCTGAGGGTAATTTGAGCTTTAATTAGGTTCTTAATCCCAGATTCTCATGCACTCATAGCAGGGGAAACCCCAATATGTGAGCCATCCCAAAGGTTTCACAATTGAGCATGGGTAAGTAGAATCtgaatacttttaaataaataaaaatactttattacatCTAAACAAGCAGTATATGAATCTCATGTGTGAGGGAGTGGATAgatcaatttttatttgtgtgtttgttttttctgaataAGATTTTTATAAGATGGTATTGAATATAGATGGTTTCTAAGGACTTTCAGTCTTAGGTAgctaaagcaaatattttaatctttttgagcATCAATTTCTTCTTCAGTAAGTTGGCAGTATTAGATCAGCTAAGctctaaattactttttaatttaatagtatGAACATTCTATGCACAtatgaatatgaaaaatagaaacacctTACAAAAATGGGGATAAATATCTTTGGATATCTTTGAATTGGGGCATTATTTGTGTCACTGCTCATGTCTCCTGATTTTTCCCCATCTCCAATCTGTGTGCTTAACTTGTTGGTTAGTCATTTTTTCAGACCAGTATTAATCAGCTTTGTACAGAAACCCAAATATGGTTTCTTTgggataattttacttttgtcaAATACTCTCCTCTCAATTTCAGGTTGTTTAAATCTGATTCCCACTAACCCATGAAGAGGCAGAACCAGAGCATGGTCACTGAGTTCATCCTTATAGGCTTCTCAAACCTGGGGGATCTGCAAATCCTGCTCTTCTGTATCTTCCTGCTAGTCTATTTGAGCACTCTGATGGCCAATGCCACCATCATGACTGTCATTCGCCTGGAAAAGGCTTTGCACACCCCTATGTACTTCTTCCTTTTTGTCCTTTCCTGGTCTGAAACCTGCTACACTTTGGTCATTGTACCCAAAATGCTAACCAACCTGCTGTCCACAGTTTCAACCATTTCTTTCTCTGGGTGTGCTGCCCAGCTCTATTTCTTTGTGGGCTTGGCTTGTACCAACTGTTTTCTCATTGCTGTGATGGGCTATGATCGCTATGTTGCCATCTGCAACCCTCTTAACTACACACTCATTGTCAGCCGAGCCACCTGTATCCAGTTGGTTCTAGCCTCCAGCTTCTGTGGTTTCCTGATCTCTGTGGTTGTCAACATCCTGGTGTTCAGCGTACCCTTCTGTGACTCCAATAGGATCAACCACTTTTTCTGTGACATTTCCCCTGTCATAAAACGGGGCTGTACAGACACCAACCTGAAGGAGATGGTCATCTTCTTTCTCAGTATTCTTGTATTGCTGGTTCCCTTTGTGTTGATCTTCATTTCCTATGTCTTCATCGTTTCCACCATCCTCAAAATCTCCTCAGTGGAGGGACAGCATAAAGCCTTTGCCACCTGTGCCTCCCACCTCACAGTGGTCATTGTCCACTATGGCTGTGCTTCCTTTATCTACCTAAGGCCAACATCCCTGTACTCCTCAGATAAGGACCGGCTTGTGGCGGTGACCTATACTGTCATCACCCCGCTACTCAACCCACTTGTCTACGCACTGAGAAATAAGGAAGTAAATATGGCTCTGAGAAAGGTTCTGAGTAGATACTCATTTCCCAAAACACTCTGAGTGAGCTGAATCAGCAGGAAATTATATTCACGAATGCGTCCTGGATAGCACTTCCATTCTACAAACATATTTGTCCTTTTTGTAGTACtccttgacaaaaaaaaaaagaaagaaagaaaaagaaaaagaaaagaagagagagagagagagagagagaaagaaaagaaaagaaataaggactTTGGGTAACCctgatacttcttttttttttaatttcagcatattacaggggtactgatatttaggttatgtatattgcctttgccccacccaagtcagagcttcaagggtgtccatcccccagatggtgcacactgca is a genomic window of Eulemur rufifrons isolate Redbay chromosome 8, OSU_ERuf_1, whole genome shotgun sequence containing:
- the LOC138390921 gene encoding olfactory receptor 10T2-like; this encodes MKRQNQSMVTEFILIGFSNLGDLQILLFCIFLLVYLSTLMANATIMTVIRLEKALHTPMYFFLFVLSWSETCYTLVIVPKMLTNLLSTVSTISFSGCAAQLYFFVGLACTNCFLIAVMGYDRYVAICNPLNYTLIVSRATCIQLVLASSFCGFLISVVVNILVFSVPFCDSNRINHFFCDISPVIKRGCTDTNLKEMVIFFLSILVLLVPFVLIFISYVFIVSTILKISSVEGQHKAFATCASHLTVVIVHYGCASFIYLRPTSLYSSDKDRLVAVTYTVITPLLNPLVYALRNKEVNMALRKVLSRYSFPKTL